One segment of Aquimarina sp. BL5 DNA contains the following:
- a CDS encoding SDR family oxidoreductase — MDLGLKDKIVVVTGAAGIKGSIGETIVNHLANEGAIPVIVCRNDRGFGYEKELQDRGIDALFVKTDLSDAVQIETAVKKIEKKYGKIDALINNVGVNDGAGLDASIDDFMYSLKLNMVSYFAMVKYCLPMLKKAKGNILNIGSKVGLTGQGGTSGYAASKGGVLGLTREWAVDLIKFGIRSNAIIISESWTPAYDNWIKTLENGEEKLKSIVKKIPLENRMTTPAEIADQCLFTISNKSSHTTGQFITVDGGYVHLDRSLLTE; from the coding sequence ATGGATTTAGGTTTAAAAGATAAAATAGTCGTAGTTACTGGTGCTGCTGGTATAAAAGGAAGTATTGGAGAAACAATTGTAAATCATTTAGCAAACGAAGGCGCAATTCCTGTAATTGTTTGTAGAAATGATAGAGGTTTCGGATACGAAAAAGAACTACAAGATAGAGGAATTGATGCTTTATTTGTAAAAACAGATTTGTCTGATGCCGTACAAATTGAAACCGCTGTAAAAAAAATTGAAAAAAAATATGGAAAAATCGATGCCTTAATTAATAATGTGGGTGTTAATGATGGTGCCGGATTAGACGCTTCCATTGATGATTTCATGTATTCTTTAAAATTAAATATGGTAAGCTATTTTGCTATGGTTAAGTATTGTTTACCCATGTTAAAAAAAGCAAAGGGAAACATCCTAAATATTGGTTCTAAAGTAGGATTAACCGGGCAAGGCGGAACTTCTGGTTACGCAGCTTCAAAAGGAGGTGTACTGGGACTAACAAGAGAGTGGGCTGTAGATTTAATAAAATTCGGTATTCGTTCTAACGCTATTATCATTTCAGAGAGTTGGACTCCAGCCTATGACAATTGGATAAAAACACTAGAGAACGGAGAAGAAAAATTGAAATCTATTGTTAAGAAAATTCCATTAGAAAACAGAATGACCACACCCGCAGAAATTGCTGACCAATGTTTATTTACAATTTCTAATAAATCCTCGCATACTACGGGACAATTTATAACCGTAGATGGTGGCTATGTGCATTTAGATAGATCTTTATTAACAGAATAA
- the fucP gene encoding L-fucose:H+ symporter permease, which yields MSKPIKIPVVRKELLFPFIIITTLFALWGIANDLTNPMVSAFKKVMPELSNTQASLVQFAFYFGYFFMALPAALFIRKFSYKSGILLGLTLYAIGAFLFYPAAANEEFVYFLVSLWVITCGLAFLETTSNPLILSLGDKETSTQRLNLAQAFNPIGSLTGMIIAQLFVIDALRSDDYTTEAYNALTSEELAAVRENDLGIISIPYIGLGIFVLIILAIIFFTKIPVKAEDNKLSLKESFNKLFANRNYLQGVVTQAFYVGAQIMCWTYIFQYVDNLNETYGWELTATYYNVAAMISFLIGRWIGTALMKSINPSKLLMLFGIGGVLSSLGAILLPGMAGLISLVAISVFMSIMFPTIYGIALKDMGDEAKIGSAGLVMAIVGGALMPVLQGSILDWGGTGFADKKILGFIPEINFSFILPLICLAVVAFYGFSTIKISKKELK from the coding sequence ATGAGTAAACCAATAAAAATACCTGTAGTAAGAAAAGAATTATTATTTCCTTTTATCATAATTACCACGTTATTTGCACTTTGGGGTATTGCAAACGATTTAACAAATCCGATGGTTTCGGCTTTTAAAAAAGTAATGCCAGAATTATCAAACACACAAGCATCACTTGTTCAGTTTGCATTCTATTTCGGCTATTTTTTCATGGCTTTACCGGCTGCATTATTTATAAGAAAGTTTAGTTATAAATCAGGAATTTTACTCGGTCTTACACTATATGCTATTGGTGCATTTTTATTTTATCCTGCTGCAGCAAATGAAGAGTTTGTTTACTTCCTAGTTTCGTTGTGGGTTATCACCTGTGGATTAGCTTTTTTAGAAACTACATCTAATCCATTAATATTATCATTAGGAGATAAAGAAACATCTACACAGCGATTGAATTTAGCACAAGCTTTTAACCCAATAGGTTCTTTAACAGGGATGATTATTGCGCAATTATTTGTAATTGATGCCTTACGCTCAGATGATTATACAACTGAAGCATATAATGCATTAACCTCGGAAGAACTTGCGGCGGTTAGAGAAAATGATTTAGGTATCATTAGTATCCCTTATATAGGATTGGGAATTTTTGTATTAATTATTCTTGCTATTATTTTTTTTACAAAAATACCTGTAAAAGCTGAAGATAATAAATTGAGTTTAAAAGAATCATTTAATAAGCTATTTGCAAACAGAAACTATTTACAAGGCGTTGTTACACAAGCTTTTTATGTAGGGGCACAAATTATGTGCTGGACGTACATTTTTCAGTATGTAGATAATTTAAATGAAACATATGGTTGGGAATTAACAGCCACCTATTATAATGTTGCTGCTATGATTTCATTTTTAATAGGAAGATGGATTGGTACTGCTTTAATGAAATCTATCAATCCTTCAAAATTATTAATGTTGTTTGGAATTGGAGGTGTACTAAGTAGTTTAGGAGCAATTCTATTGCCTGGAATGGCTGGATTAATTTCTCTTGTAGCTATTTCAGTTTTCATGTCTATAATGTTTCCTACTATTTATGGTATTGCGTTAAAAGATATGGGAGATGAGGCTAAAATTGGTTCTGCAGGGCTAGTAATGGCAATTGTTGGTGGTGCATTAATGCCTGTTTTACAAGGGAGTATTTTAGATTGGGGAGGCACAGGCTTTGCTGACAAAAAAATACTTGGATTTATTCCCGAAATAAATTTCTCGTTTATTCTTCCACTAATTTGCCTCGCTGTCGTCGCTTTTTACGGCTTTAGTACTATAAAAATTTCAAAAAAAGAATTAAAATAA
- a CDS encoding hybrid sensor histidine kinase/response regulator transcription factor, translating into MYLFSNRLLVNHFCFFVLVFLINIKRSEAQNTIQFDHITTEDGLSQSDINSIYQDDEKFMWFATHEGLNKYDGYNFEIFTPDTRTPNSISSNLIYALTGDEYGNLWIGTTGNGLNHFDKSLEKFTHFVHDDKNLNSLASNHINTLYKDRLNRLWVGTIKGLDLVDLKVPLDEIKFQHFLLNTNNQSNSFGRNTVYAIFEDSENQIWAGGTQGLYKFSKDDFGQFHFKLMNKEIGLPDSTVRSINEDTFGRLIIGTNNGLFILDRNHSTKVDEIYPGFTKNILIENNNIWVGTNSGLLHLDNTGRDTIPKFVNLYAYNPRDPYSLSKNIVKSLYKDHTGVIWVGTNGGGVNKFDPERKQFNHIKKTSNPNSLSYDKIRSIFEDSNGSLWVGTEGGGLNMLPKSESENIYNGFKNYTTIPKPFVTIEIERNNRKLLLIGAEDSPSFYQLDITNPENVEETDIESLDEISGSVFSLLEDKDKNLWIGTYDSGVNRWLYNNQTNSYKKDILSKNRLDSLSISSNIIRNIIEDKNGNIWFATADGLSKLNAKEKYKENPRFDIYRHIPSDENSISHNYILELFENSLGDLWIGTLGGGLNKLVKTKDGKENIFLSYKIEDGLPNNVIKGILEDDKKNLWVSTNKGLSKFNVSNGTFKNYNSNDGLQSNEFQELARLKRKNGELLFGGINGFNSFYPEAIQDNSYEAETVITNLTISNKPIKVGQEINGRVILEQTLTATDEIQLKYKENSFSFEFAALHFAAPGKNNYAYMLEGFNKNWIYTTSENRYATYTNLEPNTYTLKVKASNNDGVWDSSPTEIKIKVIPPFWRTNLAYFIYGLMIIGLLLLFRRFTIIKTTKKHQLELEHLDKEKYEEFQRVKLEFFTNISHELRTPLTLIKGPLKYLQKNDKDISEEVRQEQYGLMQKNSDYLLRLVNQLLDFRKVNQGKMRLVMRKSNIISFIKEVCEPFQFLAHKNQIIFSFDFSDEKIITWFDHDALEKIMNNLLSNAFKFTPQKGEIKIDVSLAKRKPQNKNTEEESTKELYDVIIKVKNSGDVIDEEKLNNIFKRFYTENENVKNNLKGVGIGLSYVKDIVELHQGKIKVKSNKKKGTVFTVNLPFEKEAYLDIPEITCKHKSDSDYKVRTSELDSMAISINDELVDLNLAKEKSSLPVLLVVDDNADIRNFLKQALSERYVIYEADNGKKGFEIANKLLPNVIITDLVMPVMDGIEFCKKVKSNKETSHIPVIMLTAKLSQESEIEGRQIGADGYIRKPFDIELLELKLKNTLDYREKLRNTFNKNITFQPKDVTVTTLDEKFLQQAIEIVEKHMMNTDFSVEMLVKEMGLSRSNIYLKFKEITGLSSSEFIRNIRLKRAVQLFEKSDYSVKEIMYMTGFNTASYFAKCFKKQFGVIPSEYVRQSVKKKETKDEEE; encoded by the coding sequence ATGTATCTATTCTCAAACAGACTTTTGGTAAATCATTTTTGTTTTTTTGTCTTAGTCTTTTTAATTAATATAAAGCGTAGCGAAGCGCAAAACACAATTCAATTTGATCATATAACAACAGAAGATGGTCTTTCTCAAAGTGATATTAATAGTATTTATCAGGATGATGAAAAGTTCATGTGGTTTGCTACACATGAAGGCTTAAATAAATATGATGGTTATAATTTTGAAATCTTCACGCCAGATACGCGTACACCTAATAGCATTAGTAGTAACTTAATATATGCCTTAACAGGAGATGAATATGGCAATTTATGGATTGGAACAACTGGAAATGGATTAAATCATTTTGATAAATCCTTAGAGAAGTTTACACATTTTGTACATGATGATAAAAACCTGAATAGTTTAGCAAGTAACCATATAAATACATTATACAAAGACAGATTAAACCGTTTATGGGTTGGGACAATTAAAGGTTTAGATTTAGTTGATTTAAAGGTGCCACTAGACGAAATTAAATTTCAACATTTTTTGTTGAATACAAATAACCAGTCGAATAGCTTTGGAAGGAATACGGTATATGCTATTTTCGAAGATAGTGAAAACCAAATTTGGGCTGGCGGAACTCAAGGATTATATAAGTTTTCAAAAGATGATTTTGGTCAGTTTCATTTCAAATTAATGAATAAAGAAATTGGTTTACCCGATTCTACAGTTAGAAGTATTAATGAAGATACTTTTGGAAGATTAATCATTGGAACCAATAATGGACTGTTCATTTTGGATCGAAACCACTCAACTAAAGTTGATGAAATTTACCCTGGGTTTACTAAAAATATACTTATTGAAAATAATAATATCTGGGTTGGAACAAATAGCGGTTTGCTACATTTAGACAATACAGGGAGAGACACTATCCCTAAATTTGTTAACCTGTATGCTTATAATCCCAGAGATCCTTACAGTTTAAGTAAAAACATTGTAAAATCTTTATATAAGGACCATACTGGAGTTATTTGGGTAGGTACAAACGGAGGTGGTGTAAATAAGTTTGACCCGGAGCGAAAGCAATTTAACCATATAAAGAAAACCTCAAATCCTAATAGCTTAAGTTATGATAAGATTCGGTCCATATTTGAAGATAGTAATGGAAGCTTATGGGTAGGTACTGAAGGTGGTGGGCTAAACATGCTGCCTAAATCTGAAAGTGAAAATATTTATAATGGATTTAAAAACTACACAACAATACCAAAACCTTTTGTAACCATTGAAATAGAACGTAATAACAGAAAACTACTATTAATTGGAGCAGAAGATAGTCCTAGTTTTTATCAATTAGATATAACCAATCCTGAAAATGTTGAGGAGACAGATATTGAGAGTTTAGACGAAATCTCTGGAAGTGTGTTTTCTTTATTAGAAGATAAAGATAAAAATCTGTGGATTGGGACCTATGATTCTGGTGTGAATAGGTGGTTATATAATAATCAAACCAATTCTTACAAAAAGGATATTCTATCTAAAAATAGATTAGATTCATTAAGTATTTCAAGTAATATCATTAGAAATATTATTGAAGATAAAAATGGTAATATTTGGTTTGCTACCGCAGATGGTTTATCTAAGCTAAATGCAAAAGAAAAGTATAAAGAAAACCCTAGGTTTGATATATACAGGCACATTCCTTCGGATGAGAACAGTATAAGTCATAACTATATTTTAGAATTATTTGAAAATAGTTTAGGAGATTTATGGATAGGAACCTTAGGAGGCGGACTAAATAAACTTGTTAAAACCAAAGATGGAAAAGAAAATATATTTCTTAGTTATAAGATAGAAGATGGATTACCAAATAATGTAATTAAAGGTATTCTGGAGGATGATAAAAAAAACCTTTGGGTGTCAACAAATAAAGGGTTGTCTAAGTTTAATGTTTCTAATGGTACGTTTAAAAATTACAATAGTAATGATGGATTACAGAGTAATGAGTTTCAGGAATTAGCACGCTTAAAACGAAAAAATGGAGAACTTTTATTTGGAGGTATAAATGGGTTCAATTCATTTTACCCTGAAGCCATCCAAGATAACTCTTACGAAGCAGAAACTGTAATAACGAATCTAACAATCTCTAATAAACCTATTAAAGTTGGTCAAGAAATAAATGGTCGGGTGATCCTTGAACAAACATTGACAGCTACAGATGAGATACAGCTTAAGTATAAGGAAAATAGTTTTTCGTTTGAGTTTGCAGCACTACACTTTGCAGCACCAGGTAAAAATAATTATGCTTATATGCTCGAAGGTTTTAATAAAAATTGGATTTATACTACTTCAGAAAATCGATATGCCACGTATACAAACTTAGAACCTAACACCTATACATTAAAAGTTAAAGCCTCTAATAATGATGGCGTATGGGATTCATCACCTACAGAAATTAAAATAAAAGTAATCCCACCTTTTTGGAGAACAAACTTGGCCTATTTTATTTATGGCTTAATGATCATAGGTTTGTTATTATTATTTAGAAGATTTACTATAATTAAGACCACAAAGAAACATCAATTAGAATTAGAACATTTGGATAAAGAGAAATATGAAGAATTTCAACGTGTTAAGTTAGAGTTTTTTACAAATATTTCTCACGAACTAAGAACACCTTTAACCCTGATAAAAGGGCCATTAAAATATCTTCAAAAAAATGACAAAGACATAAGCGAAGAAGTCCGACAAGAGCAATACGGACTTATGCAAAAAAACAGTGATTATTTATTGAGGTTAGTAAATCAATTACTCGATTTTAGAAAAGTTAATCAAGGTAAAATGCGTCTTGTAATGAGGAAAAGTAATATTATTTCTTTTATAAAAGAAGTATGCGAACCATTTCAGTTTCTAGCACACAAGAATCAGATAATATTTAGTTTTGATTTTTCTGATGAAAAAATAATCACTTGGTTTGATCATGATGCTTTAGAAAAGATAATGAATAATTTATTGTCAAATGCTTTTAAGTTTACACCTCAAAAAGGGGAAATAAAGATAGATGTATCTCTTGCCAAGCGAAAACCTCAAAATAAAAATACAGAAGAAGAAAGTACTAAAGAGTTATATGATGTTATAATAAAAGTTAAAAACTCTGGTGATGTCATTGATGAGGAAAAATTGAATAATATTTTTAAGCGTTTTTATACAGAAAATGAAAATGTAAAAAACAATCTTAAAGGAGTTGGCATTGGCTTATCTTATGTTAAAGATATTGTAGAATTACACCAAGGAAAAATAAAAGTAAAAAGTAATAAAAAGAAGGGAACAGTATTCACAGTTAACTTACCTTTTGAAAAAGAAGCTTACTTAGATATTCCAGAAATAACTTGTAAACATAAATCAGACAGTGATTATAAAGTACGTACTTCCGAACTAGATTCAATGGCAATTAGCATTAATGATGAATTAGTGGACTTAAATTTGGCTAAAGAGAAATCAAGTTTACCAGTATTATTAGTTGTTGATGACAATGCAGATATTAGAAATTTCTTAAAACAAGCGCTAAGCGAAAGATATGTTATTTACGAAGCAGATAATGGAAAAAAGGGATTCGAAATAGCAAATAAATTACTACCAAATGTTATTATAACTGATCTAGTAATGCCGGTAATGGATGGTATAGAATTTTGTAAGAAAGTAAAATCTAATAAAGAGACTAGTCATATTCCTGTTATTATGTTAACGGCAAAATTATCCCAAGAATCTGAGATAGAAGGTCGACAAATTGGTGCAGATGGCTATATAAGAAAACCATTCGATATAGAGCTATTAGAATTAAAACTGAAAAACACTTTAGACTATAGAGAAAAACTAAGAAATACGTTTAATAAAAATATTACTTTTCAACCAAAAGATGTTACAGTTACTACGCTAGATGAGAAGTTTTTACAACAAGCGATAGAAATTGTAGAAAAACATATGATGAATACTGATTTTAGCGTAGAAATGTTAGTGAAAGAAATGGGATTAAGTCGAAGTAATATATATCTTAAGTTTAAGGAAATTACAGGATTATCGTCAAGTGAATTTATAAGAAATATTAGATTAAAACGTGCTGTCCAGTTATTTGAAAAAAGTGATTATTCTGTAAAGGAAATTATGTATATGACAGGTTTTAATACCGCATCATACTTTGCAAAATGCTTTAAGAAACAGTTTGGTGTGATACCGAGTGAATATGTAAGGCAAAGCGTAAAAAAGAAAGAAACAAAAGATGAGGAGGAGTAA
- a CDS encoding xylulokinase: protein MYYIGFDLGSSSIKVALVDEKSGKSVLSLHEPKNEMDIASPQTDWAEQNPNIWWDYICKATKRIIKESQIDASKIIGIGISYQMHGLVVVDKAGKPLRNSIIWCDSRAIEIGNRAFVDLGEEKCTTNLLNSPGNFTASKLKWVKDNEPEVYKNIYKYMLPGDYIAYKLTGEMKTTKNGLSEGILWDYKEDKVADWLLDYYGIDTSLTPEIVDNFTNQGNVNSKAAKETGLPEGTPIVYRAGDQPNNALSLNILKPGEVAVTGGTSGVIYAVTNSLKSKESLRINNFAHVNYSNEKKNLGKLLNINGAGILFRWLKNNLSVNSYEEMNLKANEAPIGSNGLIVIPFGNGAERMFNNKTIGTHFLNLNLNHHNHSHLCRAALEGIAFSFVYGMEILKNDNAKVDVIRAGNDNLFRSEIFSNTVATLIGHDIEIYNTTGAVGAARAVGLKDGDLESFGKNITKNDHIMTFTPLKNRESYKTAYIKWNQELESILKTKQI from the coding sequence TTGTATTACATAGGATTTGATTTAGGTAGTTCATCTATAAAAGTAGCATTGGTAGATGAAAAATCAGGTAAAAGTGTTTTGAGCCTTCATGAGCCAAAAAACGAAATGGATATTGCTTCACCACAAACGGATTGGGCAGAACAAAATCCAAATATTTGGTGGGATTATATTTGTAAAGCAACCAAAAGAATTATTAAAGAATCTCAAATTGATGCTTCAAAGATTATAGGAATTGGTATTTCTTACCAAATGCACGGGCTAGTTGTTGTTGATAAAGCAGGTAAACCTTTACGAAATTCAATTATTTGGTGTGATAGTAGAGCCATAGAAATTGGCAATAGAGCATTTGTAGATTTAGGTGAAGAAAAGTGTACAACAAACTTGTTAAATTCACCAGGAAATTTTACAGCATCAAAATTGAAATGGGTAAAAGATAATGAACCAGAAGTTTATAAAAACATCTATAAATATATGCTTCCTGGTGATTATATAGCATATAAACTTACTGGGGAAATGAAAACAACCAAAAATGGTCTATCGGAGGGTATCCTTTGGGATTATAAAGAAGATAAGGTTGCAGACTGGTTATTAGATTACTACGGAATTGATACTTCTTTAACTCCAGAAATTGTAGACAATTTTACTAACCAGGGAAATGTAAATTCAAAAGCAGCTAAAGAGACAGGCTTACCCGAAGGAACCCCTATTGTATACAGAGCGGGAGACCAACCAAACAATGCGCTTTCGCTGAATATTTTGAAACCAGGTGAAGTTGCTGTAACTGGCGGAACTTCTGGTGTAATTTATGCCGTTACAAATAGTTTAAAATCTAAAGAATCTCTGAGAATCAATAACTTTGCACATGTAAATTACTCTAATGAAAAGAAAAACTTAGGTAAACTATTAAATATAAATGGTGCAGGTATTCTATTTCGATGGCTTAAGAATAATCTTTCCGTAAATTCTTATGAAGAAATGAATCTAAAGGCCAATGAAGCACCAATAGGTTCTAATGGATTAATTGTTATTCCTTTTGGAAATGGAGCAGAAAGAATGTTTAATAATAAAACTATCGGTACTCATTTTTTAAACCTTAACTTAAATCATCATAATCATTCTCATTTATGTAGAGCGGCCCTAGAAGGGATTGCTTTTTCGTTTGTTTATGGCATGGAGATTTTAAAAAATGACAATGCAAAAGTAGATGTAATTAGAGCCGGAAATGACAATTTATTTCGTTCAGAAATATTTTCAAATACGGTAGCAACCTTAATTGGTCACGATATTGAAATTTATAATACAACAGGTGCCGTTGGCGCTGCAAGAGCAGTTGGTTTAAAAGATGGTGACCTAGAAAGTTTTGGAAAAAACATTACTAAAAATGATCACATAATGACATTTACACCTTTAAAAAATAGGGAGTCTTATAAAACGGCTTACATAAAATGGAATCAAGAACTAGAATCTATATTAAAGACAAAACAAATATAA
- a CDS encoding amidohydrolase, producing the protein MTIDSHQHFWKYEPVKHSWIDDDMASIRKDFLVEDLQKVYKKNSINGCIAVQADQTLEETDFLIDLASKNSFIKGIVGWVDLRSKNINDILNHYNQFPAVKGFRHVVQGEADHNFLLRPEFLRGISALEKYNFTYDILVFPHQLGAVLEFVKQFPNQKFVIDHIAKPYIKDGFYDGWATLMSAIGKLPNVYCKLSGIITEANYKTWTPQQIQPYLELVLKAFGVKKIMFGSDWPVCLVAGTYQEVKQLIMDFIADLSSQEQANILGGNAIQFYNIN; encoded by the coding sequence ATGACTATAGATTCGCATCAACATTTTTGGAAATACGAACCCGTAAAACATAGCTGGATTGATGATGATATGGCATCAATAAGAAAAGATTTTTTGGTCGAAGATTTACAAAAAGTTTATAAAAAAAATAGTATTAATGGATGTATTGCTGTGCAAGCAGATCAAACTTTAGAGGAAACCGATTTTTTAATCGATCTAGCTTCTAAAAACAGTTTTATAAAAGGAATTGTAGGTTGGGTAGATCTACGTTCTAAAAATATTAATGACATATTAAATCATTATAATCAATTCCCGGCAGTAAAAGGGTTTAGACATGTTGTACAAGGAGAAGCAGATCATAATTTTCTATTACGTCCCGAATTTTTAAGAGGAATTTCGGCTTTAGAGAAATATAATTTTACTTATGATATTTTGGTATTCCCTCATCAACTTGGAGCAGTATTGGAATTTGTGAAGCAATTCCCAAATCAAAAATTTGTCATAGACCACATTGCAAAACCATATATAAAAGATGGCTTTTATGATGGCTGGGCAACATTGATGTCAGCAATAGGAAAGCTTCCTAATGTGTATTGCAAATTATCTGGAATTATTACGGAAGCCAATTACAAAACATGGACACCTCAACAAATTCAACCATATTTAGAATTGGTTTTGAAAGCATTCGGAGTAAAAAAAATCATGTTTGGTTCTGATTGGCCAGTATGTTTAGTTGCAGGAACATACCAAGAAGTAAAACAATTAATAATGGATTTTATAGCAGACTTAAGTTCCCAGGAACAGGCTAATATTTTAGGCGGAAATGCTATTCAATTTTATAACATAAATTAG
- a CDS encoding L-rhamnose mutarotase: protein MSTKRHCFSCDLKDDSKLIAEYKKYHAAGNAWPEITKSIKDAGVIDMEIYLTGNRMFMIMEVDETFDSEKKAKMDANNPKVQEWESLMWDYQQELPWAKDGEKWIALEKIFKLDN from the coding sequence ATGAGTACAAAGAGACATTGTTTTTCATGCGATTTAAAAGATGATTCTAAATTAATCGCTGAGTATAAAAAATATCATGCAGCGGGTAATGCCTGGCCGGAAATTACCAAAAGTATTAAAGATGCGGGTGTTATTGATATGGAAATTTACCTAACAGGAAACCGTATGTTCATGATCATGGAGGTCGATGAAACCTTTGATTCCGAAAAGAAAGCTAAAATGGATGCTAACAATCCTAAAGTACAAGAATGGGAAAGTCTTATGTGGGATTACCAACAAGAGCTTCCTTGGGCAAAGGATGGAGAAAAGTGGATTGCACTTGAAAAAATTTTTAAGCTTGATAATTAA
- a CDS encoding tagaturonate reductase: MQKLNRTTANKTIKHPIKVMQFGGGNFLRAFCDWMFDTLNKTTDFNGSVAVIKPTERGDYSALKEQEGLFHVALDGFEKGQLISEITLVESVNLIIQPYTHWEAYLKLAEQPELRFIVSNTTEAGIKFSEEDKKSDSPPKEFPAKLTAWLYHRFNYFKGEKNKGCILLPCELIENNGDVLKETVLEYAKHWNLETAFISWVKENNYFCSTLVDRIVSGYPEARASEIIKQTGFNDNLLVAGEYYHSWIIKGNAIVQKELPFSQTNLNVQFVDSLSTYREMKVRILNGAHTSLVPVGYLASIKTVKDSMGDALVSNHIKQILSQEIKPTLTNHFKTLEIDAFIDAVLDRFKNPTLQHYLIDISLNSTSKFQARLLPAFKEYIALEGTFPKRIAFSLSCLLLFYKGHFNNQTIVIKDDAEILAIFKTEWDKVDQGEQTVLNLVKILLSNEKIVGEDLTTIEGLVETITNNINNIEALGVKESLKNL; this comes from the coding sequence ATGCAAAAATTAAATAGAACAACAGCAAATAAGACTATAAAACATCCTATAAAAGTTATGCAATTTGGTGGTGGAAACTTTTTACGCGCCTTTTGCGATTGGATGTTTGATACTTTAAACAAAACAACTGATTTTAACGGAAGTGTAGCTGTTATAAAACCGACTGAAAGAGGTGATTATTCTGCTTTAAAAGAGCAAGAAGGACTATTCCATGTGGCTTTAGATGGTTTTGAAAAAGGACAATTAATTTCTGAAATTACCCTGGTAGAATCTGTTAATCTCATCATACAACCCTACACACATTGGGAAGCGTATCTAAAATTAGCTGAACAACCTGAATTACGATTCATTGTGTCTAACACAACAGAAGCAGGAATTAAATTTTCTGAAGAGGATAAAAAAAGTGATAGTCCTCCTAAAGAATTTCCCGCAAAATTAACGGCATGGTTATATCACAGATTTAATTATTTTAAAGGAGAAAAAAATAAAGGTTGCATTCTATTGCCATGTGAATTGATAGAAAATAACGGTGATGTTTTAAAAGAAACTGTTCTTGAATATGCTAAACACTGGAATTTAGAAACTGCATTTATCAGTTGGGTTAAAGAAAATAATTATTTCTGCAGTACTCTAGTAGATAGAATTGTTTCTGGTTACCCTGAAGCAAGAGCCTCAGAAATTATAAAACAAACAGGTTTTAATGACAATTTATTAGTCGCTGGCGAATATTACCACAGTTGGATAATTAAGGGCAATGCGATTGTGCAGAAAGAATTACCATTTTCTCAAACCAACTTAAACGTTCAATTTGTAGATAGTTTATCGACGTATAGAGAAATGAAAGTTCGCATTTTAAACGGTGCGCACACATCTTTAGTACCCGTTGGATATTTAGCTAGTATAAAAACTGTTAAAGATAGTATGGGTGATGCATTGGTAAGCAATCACATAAAGCAAATTCTTTCTCAAGAAATAAAACCAACGCTAACCAATCATTTTAAAACTTTAGAAATTGATGCTTTTATAGATGCCGTTTTAGACCGATTTAAAAACCCGACTTTACAACATTATTTAATTGATATTTCTTTAAATAGCACATCAAAATTTCAAGCTCGTTTATTACCGGCCTTCAAAGAATATATAGCATTAGAAGGAACATTTCCTAAACGTATTGCTTTTTCATTATCATGTTTGCTACTATTTTACAAAGGACACTTTAATAATCAAACCATAGTTATAAAAGATGATGCTGAAATTTTAGCGATTTTTAAAACAGAATGGGATAAGGTAGATCAAGGCGAACAAACGGTTTTAAACTTAGTTAAAATATTATTGTCCAATGAAAAAATTGTTGGAGAAGATCTAACAACCATCGAAGGGTTAGTCGAAACGATAACCAATAACATCAACAATATTGAAGCTCTTGGTGTAAAAGAATCTTTGAAAAACTTATAA